In Deltaproteobacteria bacterium, the genomic window CCGGATGAAGCGGCCTTGGGAGATGCCATTACAGCACCTTGATGCGTACGTCCCGGGCCTTCCTGGGTTTGCATTTGGGCATGATCACCCTAAGCACCCCGTCTTTGTAAATTGCGTCCACCTCCTCCATCTCCACTTTGCAAGGGAGCTGGATCGTATGGTAAAAGCCGCCGTGCCGGCTTTCCCTCCGATGGTAGCCCTGAGTTTCCTCCACGGTTTCTTCATTTACATACCCCTTGAGGGTGAGAAGGTCTTCGGTGACGGAGATTTCAAGGTCATCGGGATGGATGCCCGGAATGTCCAT contains:
- a CDS encoding Hsp20/alpha crystallin family protein, with translation MDIPGIHPDDLEISVTEDLLTLKGYVNEETVEETQGYHRRESRHGGFYHTIQLPCKVEMEEVDAIYKDGVLRVIMPKCKPRKARDVRIKVL